The window GTGCtcggggttggggatttagcccagtggcagagcgcttgcctagcatgcataaggccctgggttcggtcctcagccctgtaaaaaacaattactaaaaaagtataaaaaaatacaaaaaaggattaaaaagaccaaaaaaaaacaaggtaacagcGCACACACAACCTTTTCTTCCCCATCTCCAGATCACTCTTGCATTTTGGGAGGGGCAACTTTTATGACATCCTTTTTTTGGCATCCCAGCACCCATCACCCCTGGTGGGGGCTCTAGCTGGTTTTGCTTAAAACACCAACAGCGAGAGACAGTGCTGGGTTTTGCTTAAAACACCAACAGCAAGAGAGAGTGCTCGGTTTTGCTTAAAACACCAACAGCAAGAGCCAGTGCtcggggttggggatttagcccagtggcagagcgcttgcctagcatgcgtaaggccctgggttcggtcctcagccctgtaaaaaacaattactaaaaaagtataaaaaaatacaaaaaaggattaaaaagaccaaaaaaaaacaaggtaacagcGCACACACAACCTTTTCTTCCCCATCTCCAGATCACTCTTGCATTTTGGGAGGGGCAACGTTATGACCTCCTTTTTTTGGCATCCCAGCACCCATCACCTCTGGTGGGGGCTCTAGCTGGTTTTGCTTAAAACACCAACAGCGAGAGACAGTGCTGGGTTTTGCTTAAAACACCAACAGCCAGAGCCAGTGCtcggggttggggatttagcccagtggcagagcgcttgcctagcatgcgtaaggccctgggttcggtcctcagccctgtaaaaaacaattactaaaaaagtataaaaaaatacaaaaaaggattaaaaagaccaaaaaaaaacaaggtaacagcGCACACACAACCTTTTCTTCCCCATCTCCAGATCACTCTTGCATTTTGGGAGGGGCAACTTTTATGACATCCTTTTTTTGGCATCCCAGCACCCATCACCCCTGGTGGGGGCTCTAGCTGGTTTTGCTTAAAACACCAACAGCGAGAGACAGTGCTGGGTTTTGCTTAAAACACCAACAGCAAGAGAGAGTGCTCGGTTTTGCTTAAAACACCAACAGCAAGAGCCAGTGCtcggggttggggatttagcccagtggcagagcgcttgcctagcatgcgtaaggccctgggttcggtcctcagccctgtaaaaaacaattactaaaaaagtataaaaaaatacaaaaaaggattaaaaagaccaaaaaaaaaacaaggtaacagcGCACACACAACCTTTTCTTCCCCATCTCCAGATCACTCTTGCATTTTGGGAGGGGCAACGTTTATGACATCCTTTTTTTGGCATCCCAGCACCCATCACCCCTGGTGGGGGCTCTAGCTGGTTTTGCTTAAAACACCAACAGCCAGAGACAGTGCTGGGTTTTGCTTAAAACACCAACAGCAAGAGAGAGTGCTCGGTTTTGCTTAAAACACCAACAGCAAGAGCCAGTGCtcggggttggggatttagcccagtggcagagcgcttgcctagcatgcgtaaggccctgggttcggtcctcagccctgtaaaaaacaattactaaaaaagtataaaaaaatacaaaaaaggattaaaaagaccaaaaaaaaacaaggtaacagcGCACACACAACCTTTTCTTCCCCATCTCCAGATCACTCTTGCATTTTGGGAGGGGCAACGTTATGACATCCTTTTTTTGGTATCCCAGCACCCATCACCCCTGGTGGGGGCTCTAGCTGGTTTTGCTTAAAACACCAACAGCGAGAGACAGTGCTGGGTTTTGCTTAAAACACCAACAGCAAGAGAGAGTGCTCGGTTTTGCTTAAAACACCAACAGCGAGAGCCAGTGCtcggggttggggatttagcccagtggcagagcgcttgcctagcatgcgtaaggccctgggttcggtcctcagccctgtaaaaaacaattactaaaaaagtataaaaaaatacaaaaaaggattaaaaagaccaaaaaaaaacaaggtaacagcGCACACACAACCTTTTCTTCCCCATCTCCAGATCACTCTTGCATTTTGGGAGGGGCAACGTTTATGACCTCCTTTTTTTGGCATCCCAGCACCCATCACCTCTGGTGGGGGCTCTAGCTGGTTTTGCTTAAAACACCAACAGCGAGAGACAGTGCTGGGTTTTGCTTAAAACACCAACAGCAAGAGAGAGTGCTAGGTTTTGCTTAAAACACCAACAGCCAGAGCCAGTGCtcggggttggggatttagcccagtggcagagcgcttgcctagcatgcgtaaggccctgggttcggtcctcagccctgtaaaaaacaattactaaaaaagtataaaaaaatacaaaaaaggattaaaaagaccaaaaaaaaaacaaggtaacagcGCACACACAACCTTTTCTTCCCCATCTCCAGGTCACTCTTGCATTTTGGGAGGGGCAACGTTATGACATCCTTTTTTTGGCATCCCAGCACCCATCACCCCTGGTGGGGGCTCTAGCTGGTTTTGCTTAAAACACCAACAGCGAGAGACAGTGCTGGGTTTTGCTTAAAACACCAACAGCAAGAGAGAGTGCTCGGTTTTGCTTAAAACACCAACAGCAAGAGCCAGTGCtcggggttggggatttagcccagtggcagagcgcttgcctagcatgcgtaaggccctgggttcggtcctcagccctgtaaaaaacaattactaaaaaagtataaaaaaatacaaaaaaggattaaaaagaccaaaaaaaaacaaggtaacagcGCACACACAACCTTTTCTTCCCCATCTCCAGATCACTCTTGCATTTTGGGAGGGGCAACGTTTATGACATCCTTTTTTTGGCATCCCAGCACCCATCACCCCTGGTGGGGGCTCTAGCTGGTTTTGCTTAAAACACCAACAGCCAGAGACAGTGCTGGGTTTTGCTTAAAACACCAACAGCAAGAGAGAGTGCTCGGTTTTGCTTAAAACACCAACAGCAAGAGCCAGTGCtcggggttggggatttagcccagtggcagagcgcttgcctagcatgcgtaaggccctgggttcggtcctcagccctgtaaaaaacaattactaaaaaagtataaaaaaatacaaaaaaggattaaaaagaccaaaaaaaaacaaggtaacagcGCACACACAACCTTTTCTTCCCCATCTCCAGGTCACTCTTGCATTTTGGGAGGGGCAACGTTATGACATCCTTTTTTTGGCATCCCAGCACCCATCCCCCTGGCCGGGGCTCTAGCCGGTGGCACCTGCCAGCCTCGCCCGCGACCCGAGCCTCCGGGCCGGGCAGCCTGGGGAGTCGGTTCTGTGACAACTCCTCGGATGTCTCTCCGAGCCACACTGGCCAACACGGTCCcatctactcattttttttttaaaacaatgcagaCGTGTCCGGTTTCCCCCACGTGCGGCCATATGGACGCTTCCGGCGGGAACGGACTGGCCCACTGCGGAACAACGGGGGGGGGGGTCGAGGGGGAAGCGTGCGTCCTGAACCCTTTTGGGCCTTCTCGCGTGCCGTCCCTACCCAGCCTGCTCCGCGCGGCCGTCCCCGGAAGTGGGCTCGGCGTCCTCGGAAGTGGTGTGTTGCTGCCAGAGCCTCGCGGCGCCGTGAGCCAGGAGCGCCAGTGGCGATGGCCGGGAGGCAGGACATGTTCGACGCCATCGTGATGGCGGATGAGAGGTGAGGGGCACGGCCGGGACCGCGGACGGTGGCTGCCCGCGCCCGAGTGGGCAGCGGTGTCGCGCGAGGGGACCCGGCCGAGCGCCTCTCCGGCCGCCGGCTCCCGGAAGGAGCTGCTGAGCGGCTCCCGAGCGCCGGTCCCGGCGGCGCTGCAGCCCGGTCCGCGTCCCCGAGACGTGGATGCCGGGGTCGGGAAACCGTGGAGCCGGCGGCGAGGGCGGCGGGAGGCTCCGGCCTTGCTGGAGGCCGTCCCTCTCGGGCGGTCCTCACCCGCGTCCGCCCTGACCGAGGGGTAGCTTCGCGGGAGAGGGCTGCGGCCGCGGCGGGAACCGGCGTTGGCCTGGGCTTCGGGCCTCTGCTGCTCGAGCCTGCTCGGCCTGGGCGGGCTGTGGGTGGCACCGAGAGGTAGGGTCTCCCGAAGCACCTCCCTGGGTTTATCGCTTCCTCGGCTCCTCCATCAGATTCCACGGGGAAGGCTATCAGGAAGGCTACGAAGACGGCAGCAGTTTGGGTCGGATTGAAGGAAGACAGCATGGCGCTCTGCGTGGAGCCAAAATTGGGTCTGAGGTCAGTGGGAGCCTCCGCTCACATGGACGCTTTTCCAGTTTGTAATGTACTCAGATGCTCCGTGTGTTGAGTGGGACACCAAGCTCTGAAGGCCCAAGCCTTGTGTGGGCCTTTCCAGGCCGCCCAGGTCCCTGCCGGAAGTGTTCTTGGGACCCATGGCCGGAGCACCATTAAGTTATGTGGCTGGAGGATGAGAAGCCGTTGGTTGCCTCCACTTGCATTGGAGGCAGGACGCTGTCTTCAGCCACCTGGGTCCTCTCCCAGAGACCCAGCGCCTGTGTTTGTATTGAGATGCTACAGAACCACGTTCTTACCTATAAGAGGTTGGCCCTCTTACAGGTAACTGGCCCTGAGTGCAGAGTCTGAGGCAAGGCAGTGAGGACAGCATTCCCTGTGTACCTCTTGCTGAGGTCAGGATGTCCCTCAGCAGCAGTGGGGTCTCCTGAGGCTATGCCCAGATGTCATCCCCGGCTTCATTCTCATCTGAAGGCTTGGCTAGGGCTGGAGGATCCACCCTGAAGGTGGCACACTCACATGACAGTGGGCATGGACCTCTCCACAAAACTCCTCAGGTCCTCCTAGCACTGAAGGGCAAGTGGTCCAAGAAAGCAACACAGGAGTCCCCGTCTCTCTATCCTCAGAATCACACCTTCTCTTTGCCTCCATGTTCTGTGATTGTACAGGCCTCCCTGTGGTCAGGGGAACTGCTCAGGGTGTGAACGCAGGGGAGGAATGAGGGCTGGCTGCCCCACTGATTAGCTGCCTAGTTGCCACTGCCCGTGCTCCGTGGGTCCTTCCAAAACACTAGCAGAAGCACAGCTGTCTCCACCCCTCCTTGTGTCTAGGAATTTGGTAATTAGGTTCAGTGTAGCCAGCTCTTATTAATTTTACTCTCCAACGTCTTTAAAATACAGATTGGGTGCTATCAAGGCTTTGCTTTTGCGTGGAAGCATCTCCTACACAGTGATGCCAGCGAGAGAGACAGGTGAGCTCTGAGcgtcctttccttttttccaggAGGGGTGCTGAGTTCACTAACAGTGACCTTGGGCAttagttttccattttctcatctgttaagTGGAGAAAATAATAATGTCAAACTTAAATGCTGTTagatttaaaggaaataataaagacaaaatgttGGGCACATCGTAGTCATTTGATGAACACTGGTAGTTTTCAATTCCCTAAAAAGTTCCTTTCCCAGCCATTTCCCTGGAATCACCAGTGCACCAAGTGCTTGTGGACACCAAGACGGTAAAGTGATGTTAAAATTTGTACTTCTCACTCCTGAGCTTTTGATGAACAGATAGATCACTGTCGTCTCAGTGTGACTAGGGCTCAGAAGTGCCCACTCCATGGTCCCCAGTTTAGTACGACCTACCCAGGTGCGTTTGGCTGTGGTAAACTCATTTCTGACACCAGGAGGTGCTGCTGTTATTATCTGAAGGGGTTCAGCCTCGCTG is drawn from Urocitellus parryii isolate mUroPar1 chromosome 4, mUroPar1.hap1, whole genome shotgun sequence and contains these coding sequences:
- the Lto1 gene encoding protein LTO1 homolog isoform X2: MAGRQDMFDAIVMADERFHGEGYQEGYEDGSSLGRIEGRQHGALRGAKIGSEIGCYQGFAFAWKHLLHSDASERDRKMKVLESLMGMIEKFPYDDPAYDKLHEDLDRIRGKFRQLCSLLNVQPDFKMSAEGSGLSF
- the Lto1 gene encoding protein LTO1 homolog isoform X1 — translated: MAGRQDMFDAIVMADERFHGEGYQEGYEDGSSLGRIEGRQHGALRGAKIGSEIGCYQGFAFAWKHLLHSDASERDSRKMKVLESLMGMIEKFPYDDPAYDKLHEDLDRIRGKFRQLCSLLNVQPDFKMSAEGSGLSF